The Cardiocondyla obscurior isolate alpha-2009 linkage group LG22, Cobs3.1, whole genome shotgun sequence genome includes a region encoding these proteins:
- the Alc gene encoding 5'-AMP-activated protein kinase subunit beta-1: MGNASSNQPVGHHHSAVINREHRHSKEHPPPSPGKEGQAFVFDKKPNQKLVFQSSHEEEEPYFAKTSQQDGEDFGQRPRSNTVSEGTKVADSKVLPTVFKWEGGGKQVYISGTFTGWKTLPMVKSHGDFVTIIDLPEGEHQYKFFVDGEWRHDPGLKIVDNGMGSKNNLVSVRKSDFEVFQALAKDSEGVSSSTQTEYGQEIPPHKPWEKITGPPILPPHLLQVILNKDTPLSCEPTLLPEPNHVMLNHLYALSIKDSVMVLSATHRYRKKYVTTLLYKPI; the protein is encoded by the exons ATGGGTAATGCCAGCAGCAACCAGCCTGTCGGCCATCACCACAGTGCTGTAATAAACAGAGAGCATCGACACAGCAAGGAACacccgccgccgtcgccaGGGAAAGAGGGTCAGGCGTTCGTTTTCGACAAGAAGCCCAACCAGAAACTCGTGTTTCAATCCTCGCACGAAGAAGAAGAACCATACTTTGCAAAA ACTAGCCAGCAAGATGGAGAGGACTTTGGACAGCGACCAAGGTCTAATACAGTGTCCGAGGGAACAAAAGTTGCAGACAGCAAGGTGTTACCAACTGTTTTTAAATGGGAGGGAGGCGGAAAGCAGGTTTACATCAGTGGGACGTTCACTGGCTGGAAAACGTTGCCGATGGTGAAGAGCCATGGAGATTTCGTCACAATAATCGATCTGCCAGAAGGAGAGCATCAGTACAAGTTCTTTGTCGATGGAGAATGGAGACATGATCCTGGTTTG AAAATTGTGGACAATGGGATGGGCTCCAAAAACAATTTAGTTTCCGTGAGGAAGTCTGATTTTGAAGTATTTCAAGCTCTCGCGAAGGACAGCGAGGGTGTTAGCAGTAGTACTCAAACTGAATACGGACAAGAGATACCGCCACATAAACCTTGGGAGAAGATAACAGGACCGCCTATCTTGCCGCCACATCTGCTACAAGTTATTCTTAACAAAGACACGCCGCTATcc tgCGAGCCTACTCTTCTACCCGAGCCAAATCACGTTATGCTAAACCATCTTTACGCCTTGAGTATTAAAGACAGTGTGATGGTTCTGTCGGCTACGCATCGTTACCGCAAAAAATATGTCACAACGTTGCTTTACAAACCGATTTAA
- the LOC139110974 gene encoding pancreatic triacylglycerol lipase-like, translating into MLPSLVSRQIFLLVMLRYYVHSYWENGLRQRYDGYGEDWMFIPDGNGQPQVAVLKMPESERKGVLEDPEIAYVIYTRSNPEKGTRVTLNDTANLAGSDFKPSRKTKFITHGWKSSAMSTGLLSMKEAFLTHNDYNVILVDWEPLAASTFYLGPMHNTVRVGTDAASFIDFLVKETGLKTEDVHFIGHSLGAHVAGNAGSATTSGKLSRVTGLDPALPGFHMLSSEKTRLDPTDAAFVDVIHSCGGVLGFLQPLGKADFYPNAGTAIQPGCCCAPEIMEACSHGRSYVYFTESINSKTGLPATKCDSWNSYMNGQCAGSQVVLMGEHVDRNVEGLFFLRTRSDPPYAYIQEVTDNSVSK; encoded by the exons atGTTGCCGAGTTTAGTATCGAGACAAATCTTCCTTCTCGTTATGCTGCGATATTACGTGCACTCGTATTGGGAAAACGGTTTGCGCCAGAGATACGACGGTTACGGCGAAGACTGGATGTTCATACCCGACGGCAACGGGCAGCCCCAAGTAGCAGTACTCAAAATGCCAGAGAGCGAAAGGAAAGGTGTATTAGAAGACCCGGAAATAGCCTACGTGATATACACTCG ATCTAATCCGGAGAAAGGCACGCGGGTGACTTTAAACGATACCGCGAACCTCGCTGGGTCCGACTTCAAGCCCTCGAGGAAAACGAAATTCATCACGCACGGGTGGAAGTCGAGCGCCATGAGCACCGGACTCCTGAGCATGAAAGAAG CTTTTCTCACTCACAACGACTACAACGTCATCCTCGTGGATTGGGAGCCTCTGGCTGCGAGCACATTCTACTTGGGCCCGATGCACAATACTGTCAGAGTCGGGACCGACGCCGCCAGCTTCATAGACTTCTTAGTGAAAGAGACCGGATTGAAAACGGAAGACGTACACTTTATCG GCCATTCTCTCGGGGCGCACGTGGCTGGAAACGCGGGTAGTGCGACGACTTCCGGGAAATTGAGCAGAGTGACGGGGCTGGATCCTGCTCTGCCGGGATTTCACATGCTCTCCTCTGAAAAAACTCGACTAGACCCCACGGACGCGGCATTTGTCGACGTCATACACTCTTGCGGTGGTGTGCTGGGCTTCCTCCAGCCGCTGGGAAAAGCTGACTTTTATCCGAACGCCGGCACGGCGATTCAGCCCGGATGCTGTTGCGCCCCTGAGATAATgg AGGCCTGCAGCCACGGACGATCGTACGTGTACTTTACGGAGAGTATAAATTCGAAAACGGGACTGCCAGCCACGAAATGCGACAGCTGGAACTCTTATATGAACGGCCAGTGCGCCGGTTCGCAAGTGGTACTTATGGGAGAGCACGTTGATCGTAACGTCGAGGGTCTCTTCTTTCTTAGAACGAGATCGGACCCGCCTTACGCGTACATACAGGAAGTAACCGACAATAGTGtgtctaaatga
- the LOC139110965 gene encoding F-box only protein 22-like, translating to MEGTSQKRTRTEKPGAARNDGATSSDESTLDSSTYLTYDVLRIVFQYLSARNLANAAVVCRSWLEAANDERCTRGPCCFFQCYRKQNDSDLLSCIANIRIKPSVGFFFIPEYTPRIIEVCIWKLLPEDCETVMLYSNGIIVENNEMEKHTRPNIVCAFLPQIPNVKIKSFKIVRKAIERSAEFEEIMSIIANQEIAWARGESSTCFMLFCNDLGHNLAKHWASAVKQRSKNVDSVWGGVLQDIYAYRCTYKKIYSIRNERPKCIAVLITGPIQTWSTVVDNRFNTKELVKTKLEQFKKTVRLKKHSVGFMFVCKARGSNMHKETNVESTIFKKLFPKVPLVGCFGYGEFGKSSSKYDFSADNSWYNEFSTVFMILTYG from the exons ATGGAGGGCACGTCGCAGAAAAGGACTCGCACGGAGAAGCCCGGTGCGGCCAGGAACGACGGGGCGACGTCGAGCGACGAAAGCACGCTGGACTCAAGTACTTACCTAACCTACGACGTCCTGAGGATTGTTTTTCAGTATTTGAGCGCCCGGAACTTGGCGAATGCCGCGGTGGTCTGCAG ATCCTGGTTGGAGGCAGCAAACGACGAGAGATGCACAAGGGGACCCTGCTGCTTCTTTCAGTGCTATAGAAAGCAAAATGACAGCGATCTGTTAAGTTGTATCGCAAATATCAGAATTAAACCATCAGTaggattcttttttattcctgaATACACGCCACGCATTATAGAAG tTTGTATATGGAAATTACTACCTGAGGATTGCGAGACTGTAATGTTATATAGTAACGGTATTATTGtggaaaataatgaaatggAAAAACATACGCGTCCAAATATAGTATGTGCGTTTTTACCACAAATCccaaacgtaaaaataaaatcgtttaaaaTAGTACGAAAAGCTATAGAAAGGTCTGCCGAATTTGAAGAAATAATGAGTATAATTGCTAATCAGGAGATAGCTTGGGCGCGTGGAGAGTCGTCCACATGTTTTATGTTGTTCTGTAATGATTTGGGACATAATTTAGCGAAACATTGGGCTTCAGCTGTTAAACAGAG ATCGAAAAACGTCGATTCCGTGTGGGGTGGGGTGCTGCAGGACATTTATGCATATCGATGCACGTACAAAAAAATCTATTCGATAAGAAACGAGAGGCCGAAGTGTATTGCTGTTCTCATTACCGGTCCCATTCAGACGTGGTCTACGGTCGTGGACAACAGGTTCAACACGAAGGAACTAGTCAAAACAAAATTAGAGCAGTTTAAAAAAACAGTGCGATTAAAAAAGCATTCCGTAGGGTTTATGTTTGTGTGTAAGGCTCGCGGCAGTAACATGCACAAGGAAACCAACGTGGAATCGacgatatttaagaaattgttCCCCAAGGTACCTCTAGTGGGCTGCTTTGGCTACGGTGAGTTTGGCAAATCCTCGTCCAAGTACGATTTTTCGGCGGACAATTCTTGGTACAATGAATTTTCTACTGTGTTTATGATACTCACGTACGGCTGA
- the Tsen54 gene encoding uncharacterized protein Tsen54, with translation MDEPPKKLPCNKLTAKELLRSKGINNCVLEEWERSLKTLPRNGKKHFEPDNSWLQNIQIEKGLKNRRDLLNIERVERISELASAEWLPAQKKALVTKRSGQDWSNFGLEKNGSLYLLPEEALFLLETNCLELFWNDLSCSIQQAYEILIDNLTCTLEEYRVYSQLIRYGYHIQRYIYEESDKCSRSDELTTVKRKIIVEPETGLRMSDNQSQNKQSVQKPQLILVQDIPETLSKSHVNHSTKHHEKAGLQESVEQIVCSLVDQVVNSVESQECGNKPATSRGESNEESNTNAEEKNRNSKPEIIADETLLGNIKILRDKPSKWPGSRIQRNVKQLPKRNDKLSHPDISIIDTNFTDKSAKYPEKRKMFTQTDDSHEKKPPKHEVIELSDDEIQELPRCMTRMEMLNLLPNIALQSEINEKISKRYIPQNVRPQRSLYQYNRTMILNMQENDKRARQNCKENRIRRQIAFHSRSPLAVNNRNAFFQNQRSILRSSSRSFYSLDQMHGTNIGLPYAVNYLTSDVYLQNRLMHTQNVFQNTYVAFGNHGNAVQQRSLTIQMNNFMMPIVDGFRTRNLFIENQLRHNFYHNDVWQQRFCQRRTIERENTFVHGNAHSVVRRRYDDANSLVGHETINRPSFTTRLGAASWVELKKKWSEEKTITIDDEDYKNKSENEEDCTEVRVVKLLHPLVGPRNAFSLAEVFNKLAIIKSAPERSVRRKKSKYKISYNVYSCVHHYRKANPGQPLYSLVVIRKEDSILQPVELNRLQQDAKGSQIILAYVSMSISYIQPGIITTPNII, from the exons ATGGACGAGCCGCCTAAAAAACTACCGTGCAACAAGCTAAC GGCCAAAGAATTATTACGCAGCAAGGGCATTAACAACTGTGTGCTAGAGGAATGGGAGAGATCCCTGAAAACATTGCCCAGAAATGGAAAGAAACACTTCGAGCCTGATAACTCCTGGCTTCAGAATATTCAGATAGAGAAGGGACTTAAGAATCGCAGAGACCTGTTGAATATCGAAAGGGTCGAACGTATTTCGGAGCTGGCCAGCGCCGAGTGGCTGCCCGCTCAGAAGAAGGCTCTCGTTACAAAGAGATCCGGGCAGGATTGGAGTAATTTTGGCTTGGAGAAAAACGGTTCCTTGTATTTATTGCCGGAAGAAGCGCTGTTTCTCCTAGAGACC AATTGCCTTGAACTCTTTTGGAACGATTTGTCATGCTCGATTCAGCAGGCATATGAAATCTTGATCGACAACTTGACGTGTACTTTGGAAGAATACAGAGTCTACAGTCAATTGATACGTTACGGTTATCACATACAGCGCTACATTTACGAGGAGTCAGATAAGTGTAGCAGATCGGACGAGCTCACTACCGTCAAGCGGAAAATTATTGTCGAACCTGAGACTGGATTGAGAATGTCCGACAATCAATCGCAGAATAAGCAGAGTGTACAGAAACCGCAGCTAATATTAGTGCAGGATATTCCAGAAACTTTAAGTAAATCCCATGTTAATCATAGCACAAAGCACCATGAAAAGGCAGGCCTACAAGAATCCGTGGAGCAAATAGTGTGCAGTCTAGTAGATCAGGTTGTAAATAGCGTAGAAAGTCAGGAATGTGGAAACAAACCGGCTACTTCCCGAGGAGAGAGCAACGAGGAAAGTAATACGAATgccgaagaaaaaaatcgaaattctAAACCAGAGATAATTGCAGACGAAACTTTGTTAGGCAATATCAAGATCCTTCGAGACAAACCGTCGAAGTGGCCAGGTTCCCGCATTCAGCGTAACGTTAAGCAGCTGCCTAagagaaacgataaattatcACACCCGGATATTTCTATAATCGATACTAATTTTACAGACAAAAGTGCAAAATACCCGGAGAAACGAAAGATGTTCACGCAAACTGACGATTCGCACGAAAAAAAACCACCCAAGCACgag gtgATCGAGTTGTCAGACGACGAGATTCAGGAATTACCGCGCTGCATGACGAGAATGGAAATGCTGAATTTGCTGCCGAATATCGCTCTCCAGTCGGAGATCAATGAGAAAATATCCAAGCGATATATACCGCAAAACGTAAGACCTCAAAGGAGCTTGTACCAATACAATCGAACGATGATTTTAAACATGCAGGAGAATGACAAACGAGCGCGACAGAACTGCAAAGAGAATAGGATTAGAAGGCAAATTGCATTTCACTCCAGAAGCCCGCTCGCCGTCAACAATAGGAACGCTTTCTTTCAGAATCAACGCTCAATCCTGCGCAGCTCGTCGCGATCGTTCTATTCTCTAGACCAAATGCACGGGACTAACATTGGCCTACCTTACGCGGTCAATTACCTTACCTCGGACGTTTACCTGCAGAATAGACTCATGCACACGCAGAACGTGTTTCAAAACACGTACGTTGCTTTCGGAAATCACGGGAACGCCGTTCAGCAGAGAAGCCTCACTATACAGATGAACAATTTTATGATGCCGATCGTGGACGGATTTCGGACGAGGAATTTGTTCATAGAGAATCAACTGCGGCACAATTTCTATCACAATGACGTGTGGCAGCAGAGATTTTGCCAGAGGAGAacgatagaaagagaaaatacgTTTGTGCACGGCAATGCGCATTCCGTTGTACGACGACGATACGACGATGCTAACAGTCTAGTCGGCCACGAGACCATTAATCGGCCTTCGTTCACGACACGTCTAGGAGCCGCTTCGTGGGTGGAGTTGAAGAAAAAGTGGTCCGAAGAGAAAACCATTACTATCGACGACGAggattataaaaacaaaagtgaAAACGAAGAAGACTGCACGGAAGTGCGGGTTGTAAAGCTTCTGCATCCTTTAGTCGGTCCAAGGAACGCGTTTTCTCTGGCAGAAGTGTTTAATAAGCTCGCTATAATAAAATCAGCGCCAGAAAGAAGCGTCAGAAGGAAGAAAAGCAAATATAAGATATCGTACAACGTATATTCCTGCGTGCATCATTATAGAAAAGCGAATCCTGGTCAGCCGTTGTACAGCCTGGTAGTGATAAG gaAAGAAGACTCGATTCTCCAGCCGGTCGAGTTGAATCGCTTACAGCAGGACGCAAAAGGTTCTCAGATAATATTAGCATACGTGTCGATGTCGATATCGTATATACAGCCGGGTATTATTACGACGccaaacataatttaa
- the LOC139110921 gene encoding uncharacterized protein isoform X1, whose product MQNSRSFIVCHQVSRCISSSSVCSDINREGKFMKKLMNGGRKSKKKWYDINTELRDSSFSLTEKSPSMRTQRRMVIRDKLFMEHITDILSMGQLSNILNRDIEVTNVKITRDFKYVNVFYAPSKDEDSLNPEILRKCAGIIRHELSQLHVIGIVPPIQFVPDKDYFIQKSVEKRLAMLDFEDSKISSSEQLQLDDYNTDKTLYKESSGNDNPEEFHLQLPIMRHDVLGLDHHKIMSRITSAITKSKKTAQKRALNMDTINDLDESPDDSNLKKPGKFLTRKEQQDIFSDFLRKRQKENKRNYKLRQKSLNGFEEVDNEEFNYEDDIEDDIEDDIDTYVNEFEDETQK is encoded by the exons ATGCAAAATTCACGTTCTTTCATCGTGTGTCACCAAGTATCCAGGTGCATCAGCTCGTCCAGCGTGTGTTCAGATATCAATAGAGAAggtaaatttatgaaaaagttAATGAACGGAGGTCGCAAATCGAAAAA GAAATGGTACGACATTAACACAGAATTACGCGATTCGAGTTTTAGTCTGACTGAAAAGTCTCCTTCCATGCGGACCCAGCGTAGAATGGTAATTCGAGATAAACTTTTCATGGAGCATATAACGGACATACTTTCTATGGGACAATTATCCAACATTTTAAATAGAGATATCGAGGTCACTAATGTAAAGATAACTCGAGATTTTAAGTACGTCAATGTGTTTTATGCACCTAGCAAGGACGAAGATTCGTTAAATCCAGAAATATTACGAAAGTGTGCAGGGATTATTCGGCATGAGCTGTCGCAACTTCACGTCATAGGGATAGTTCCACCTATCCAGTTTGTTCCAGACAAGGATTATTTCATACAGAAAAGTGTTGAGAAACGACTAGCGATGCTCGATTTCGAGGATAGTAAAATCTCGTCTTCAGAGCAACTGCAGCTTGACGATTACAACACCGATAAAACTTTGTACAAAGAATCAAGTGGAAATGACAATCCTGAGGAATTTCACTTGCAATTGCCGATAATGAGACATGACGTATTGGGATTAGATCATCACAAAATCATGTCGCGG attACTAGTGCAATAACAAAATCGAAAAAGACTGCTCAAAAACGAGCGTTAAATATGGATACTATAAATGATTTAGATGAAAGTCCCGACGACTCAAACTTAAAAAAACCGGGAAAGTTCCTAACTCGGAAAGAGCAACAAGATATCTTTTCCGATTTTCTAAGGAAAAGACAAAAGGAGAACaaacgaaattataaattaagacAAAAATCGTTGAATGGCTTTGAAGAAGTAGATAacgaagaatttaattacgaagaTGATATCGAAGATGATATCGAAGATGATATCGACACCTATGTCAATGAGTTTGAGGATGAgacgcaaaaataa
- the LOC139110921 gene encoding uncharacterized protein isoform X2: MQNSRSFIVCHQVSRCISSSSVCSDINREGKFMKKLMNGGRKSKKKWYDINTELRDSSFSLTEKSPSMRTQRRMCAGIIRHELSQLHVIGIVPPIQFVPDKDYFIQKSVEKRLAMLDFEDSKISSSEQLQLDDYNTDKTLYKESSGNDNPEEFHLQLPIMRHDVLGLDHHKIMSRITSAITKSKKTAQKRALNMDTINDLDESPDDSNLKKPGKFLTRKEQQDIFSDFLRKRQKENKRNYKLRQKSLNGFEEVDNEEFNYEDDIEDDIEDDIDTYVNEFEDETQK; this comes from the exons ATGCAAAATTCACGTTCTTTCATCGTGTGTCACCAAGTATCCAGGTGCATCAGCTCGTCCAGCGTGTGTTCAGATATCAATAGAGAAggtaaatttatgaaaaagttAATGAACGGAGGTCGCAAATCGAAAAA GAAATGGTACGACATTAACACAGAATTACGCGATTCGAGTTTTAGTCTGACTGAAAAGTCTCCTTCCATGCGGACCCAGCGTAGAATG TGTGCAGGGATTATTCGGCATGAGCTGTCGCAACTTCACGTCATAGGGATAGTTCCACCTATCCAGTTTGTTCCAGACAAGGATTATTTCATACAGAAAAGTGTTGAGAAACGACTAGCGATGCTCGATTTCGAGGATAGTAAAATCTCGTCTTCAGAGCAACTGCAGCTTGACGATTACAACACCGATAAAACTTTGTACAAAGAATCAAGTGGAAATGACAATCCTGAGGAATTTCACTTGCAATTGCCGATAATGAGACATGACGTATTGGGATTAGATCATCACAAAATCATGTCGCGG attACTAGTGCAATAACAAAATCGAAAAAGACTGCTCAAAAACGAGCGTTAAATATGGATACTATAAATGATTTAGATGAAAGTCCCGACGACTCAAACTTAAAAAAACCGGGAAAGTTCCTAACTCGGAAAGAGCAACAAGATATCTTTTCCGATTTTCTAAGGAAAAGACAAAAGGAGAACaaacgaaattataaattaagacAAAAATCGTTGAATGGCTTTGAAGAAGTAGATAacgaagaatttaattacgaagaTGATATCGAAGATGATATCGAAGATGATATCGACACCTATGTCAATGAGTTTGAGGATGAgacgcaaaaataa
- the LOC139110921 gene encoding uncharacterized protein isoform X3 has protein sequence MRTQRRMVIRDKLFMEHITDILSMGQLSNILNRDIEVTNVKITRDFKYVNVFYAPSKDEDSLNPEILRKCAGIIRHELSQLHVIGIVPPIQFVPDKDYFIQKSVEKRLAMLDFEDSKISSSEQLQLDDYNTDKTLYKESSGNDNPEEFHLQLPIMRHDVLGLDHHKIMSRITSAITKSKKTAQKRALNMDTINDLDESPDDSNLKKPGKFLTRKEQQDIFSDFLRKRQKENKRNYKLRQKSLNGFEEVDNEEFNYEDDIEDDIEDDIDTYVNEFEDETQK, from the exons ATGCGGACCCAGCGTAGAATGGTAATTCGAGATAAACTTTTCATGGAGCATATAACGGACATACTTTCTATGGGACAATTATCCAACATTTTAAATAGAGATATCGAGGTCACTAATGTAAAGATAACTCGAGATTTTAAGTACGTCAATGTGTTTTATGCACCTAGCAAGGACGAAGATTCGTTAAATCCAGAAATATTACGAAAGTGTGCAGGGATTATTCGGCATGAGCTGTCGCAACTTCACGTCATAGGGATAGTTCCACCTATCCAGTTTGTTCCAGACAAGGATTATTTCATACAGAAAAGTGTTGAGAAACGACTAGCGATGCTCGATTTCGAGGATAGTAAAATCTCGTCTTCAGAGCAACTGCAGCTTGACGATTACAACACCGATAAAACTTTGTACAAAGAATCAAGTGGAAATGACAATCCTGAGGAATTTCACTTGCAATTGCCGATAATGAGACATGACGTATTGGGATTAGATCATCACAAAATCATGTCGCGG attACTAGTGCAATAACAAAATCGAAAAAGACTGCTCAAAAACGAGCGTTAAATATGGATACTATAAATGATTTAGATGAAAGTCCCGACGACTCAAACTTAAAAAAACCGGGAAAGTTCCTAACTCGGAAAGAGCAACAAGATATCTTTTCCGATTTTCTAAGGAAAAGACAAAAGGAGAACaaacgaaattataaattaagacAAAAATCGTTGAATGGCTTTGAAGAAGTAGATAacgaagaatttaattacgaagaTGATATCGAAGATGATATCGAAGATGATATCGACACCTATGTCAATGAGTTTGAGGATGAgacgcaaaaataa
- the Puml gene encoding 1-acylglycerol-3-phosphate O-acyltransferase ABHD5 isoform X2, whose product MADHEVVQAKSWIWGWLSWSGSSSTMLRAAEKKILSCLKTAYRGWFVDIGPVVGPADKIWTISLNEESPKVPIVLLHGLGAGVALWCLNLDALASQRPVYAIDILGFGRSSRPVFSNEAQKAEEQLVRSVEEWRREMQLEKFVLLGHSMGGFLAASYTMHHPERVKHLILADPWGFPERPSDVTTKTNIPFWVKALAFAVQPLNPLWAVRVAGPFGQWLIEKTRPDIVKKFTPLLKDDTAVISQYIHQCNAQTPSGESAFHAMMHGFGWAKNPIVKRMDKLNEDIPITLLYGSRSWVDNSAGETIKQHRASSYVNVQVITGAGHHVYADKSDTFNKHILEACALSDSIPHLTSSNLYPSNLVSDQEIDINLPDEAVQERQSEEKNLNSSESTESKV is encoded by the exons ATGGCAGACCATGAGGTCGTCCAGGCGAAAAG CTGGATCTGGGGATGGCTTAGCTGGTCCGGCTCGTCTTCCACCATGCTGCGCGCcgctgaaaagaaaattttgtcgT GCTTGAAGACGGCGTATCGCGGATGGTTCGTTGACATCGGGCCGGTGGTGGGCCCAGCGGACAAAATCTGGACCATTTCGCTGAACGAAGAGTCGCCGAAGGTGCCCATTGTACTGCTACACGGCTTGGGAGCCGGGGTAGCGTTGTGGTGCTTGAACTTGGATGCGCTTGCGTCTCAGAGGCCAGTGTACGCCATAGACATATTGG gaTTCGGCAGAAGTAGCAGACCTGTTTTCAGTAATGAGGCGCAGAAAGCCGAGGAGCAGCTAGTACGTTCCGTGGAGGAATGGAGACGAGAAATGCAGCtggaaaaatttgtattactAGGCCATTCGATGGGTGGCTTTCTCGCGGCATCTTACACCATGCACCATCCCGAAAGGGTGAAGCATCTCATATTAGCCGATCCCTGGGGCTTTCCGGAGAGGCCGAGTGATGTTACAACGAAGACGAACATACCGTTCTGGGTCAAAGCCTTGGCGTTCGCAGTCCAGCCTTTGAATCCTCTGTGGGCGGTCAGAGTCGCCGGGCCATTCG GACAATGGCTTATCGAGAAGACGAGACCTGATATCGTGAAGAAGTTCACTCCTTTACTAAAGGATGACACCGCTGTGATTTCACAATATATACATCAATGCAATGCGCAGACACCTTC AGGTGAGAGCGCGTTTCATGCAATGATGCATGGCTTTGGCTGGGCAAAAAATCCGATTGTTAAACGAATGGATAAGTTGAACGAGGATATTCCTATAACGTTACTTTACGGTAGCAGATCGTGGGTTGACAATTCAGCTGGGGAAACAATTAAACAACATCGAGCCTCGTCGTATGTTAACGTTCAG GTGATTACTGGAGCTGGCCATCACGTTTACGCGGATAAGAGCGACACTTTTAACAAACATATATTGGAAGCGTGCGCTTTAAGCGATTCGATACCTCACTTGACATCGTCTAATTTGTATCCATCTAATCTCGTAAGCGATCAAGAAATAGACATAAATTTACCCGACGAGGCGGTTCAAGAACGACAATCAGAGGAAAAGAACCTGAATTCGTCAGAGTCGACAGAATCGAAGGTTTAA
- the Puml gene encoding 1-acylglycerol-3-phosphate O-acyltransferase ABHD5 isoform X1, producing the protein MADHEVVQAKSSWIWGWLSWSGSSSTMLRAAEKKILSCLKTAYRGWFVDIGPVVGPADKIWTISLNEESPKVPIVLLHGLGAGVALWCLNLDALASQRPVYAIDILGFGRSSRPVFSNEAQKAEEQLVRSVEEWRREMQLEKFVLLGHSMGGFLAASYTMHHPERVKHLILADPWGFPERPSDVTTKTNIPFWVKALAFAVQPLNPLWAVRVAGPFGQWLIEKTRPDIVKKFTPLLKDDTAVISQYIHQCNAQTPSGESAFHAMMHGFGWAKNPIVKRMDKLNEDIPITLLYGSRSWVDNSAGETIKQHRASSYVNVQVITGAGHHVYADKSDTFNKHILEACALSDSIPHLTSSNLYPSNLVSDQEIDINLPDEAVQERQSEEKNLNSSESTESKV; encoded by the exons ATGGCAGACCATGAGGTCGTCCAGGCGAAAAG CAGCTGGATCTGGGGATGGCTTAGCTGGTCCGGCTCGTCTTCCACCATGCTGCGCGCcgctgaaaagaaaattttgtcgT GCTTGAAGACGGCGTATCGCGGATGGTTCGTTGACATCGGGCCGGTGGTGGGCCCAGCGGACAAAATCTGGACCATTTCGCTGAACGAAGAGTCGCCGAAGGTGCCCATTGTACTGCTACACGGCTTGGGAGCCGGGGTAGCGTTGTGGTGCTTGAACTTGGATGCGCTTGCGTCTCAGAGGCCAGTGTACGCCATAGACATATTGG gaTTCGGCAGAAGTAGCAGACCTGTTTTCAGTAATGAGGCGCAGAAAGCCGAGGAGCAGCTAGTACGTTCCGTGGAGGAATGGAGACGAGAAATGCAGCtggaaaaatttgtattactAGGCCATTCGATGGGTGGCTTTCTCGCGGCATCTTACACCATGCACCATCCCGAAAGGGTGAAGCATCTCATATTAGCCGATCCCTGGGGCTTTCCGGAGAGGCCGAGTGATGTTACAACGAAGACGAACATACCGTTCTGGGTCAAAGCCTTGGCGTTCGCAGTCCAGCCTTTGAATCCTCTGTGGGCGGTCAGAGTCGCCGGGCCATTCG GACAATGGCTTATCGAGAAGACGAGACCTGATATCGTGAAGAAGTTCACTCCTTTACTAAAGGATGACACCGCTGTGATTTCACAATATATACATCAATGCAATGCGCAGACACCTTC AGGTGAGAGCGCGTTTCATGCAATGATGCATGGCTTTGGCTGGGCAAAAAATCCGATTGTTAAACGAATGGATAAGTTGAACGAGGATATTCCTATAACGTTACTTTACGGTAGCAGATCGTGGGTTGACAATTCAGCTGGGGAAACAATTAAACAACATCGAGCCTCGTCGTATGTTAACGTTCAG GTGATTACTGGAGCTGGCCATCACGTTTACGCGGATAAGAGCGACACTTTTAACAAACATATATTGGAAGCGTGCGCTTTAAGCGATTCGATACCTCACTTGACATCGTCTAATTTGTATCCATCTAATCTCGTAAGCGATCAAGAAATAGACATAAATTTACCCGACGAGGCGGTTCAAGAACGACAATCAGAGGAAAAGAACCTGAATTCGTCAGAGTCGACAGAATCGAAGGTTTAA